One window of the Lonchura striata isolate bLonStr1 chromosome 9, bLonStr1.mat, whole genome shotgun sequence genome contains the following:
- the SUCO gene encoding SUN domain-containing ossification factor isoform X3: protein MEEESHGSGERKELVTTDIPQIEKEQLKVDLTKESPIVQLVQEYEEDTSQSTVTLLSSDEQEEEAAAWFELETEKYCCDMAAVCCISTFSEYLLKWCSVAAAMHRQHSKTGGEERPPHPVGVQQPQPALTELAQTAAEEPLPEQLDSKAEKPPASAVAVDFSAVHEEISNETTESIELEPSHPQTVSPSLLLEVTSEAKPAPTTDMVLEPPKEDSGQVAPRATLQVDVPELSTEMEKAESSVVEESPEPSVATEVKEMSTRDTFATPVIPKPTETVLQPESTVEMVASDAVEGKESTAEVQKPAVPPVEPPVPAETKEEEQAAEEALLALPVSGPQRTATDFYAELQNSTELGYANGNLVHGSNQKESVFMRLNNRIKALEVNMSLSSRYLEELSQRYRKQMEEMQKAFNKTIIKLQNTSRIAEEQDQRQTEAIQLLQAQLTNMTQLASNLSATVAELKREVSDRQTYLVISLVLCLILGLVLFVQRCRSPSQFCEDYLSKIPKSNHYPSPKRCFSSYDDMNLKRRTSLPLVRSQSFQLAGKEVDAEDLYIVEPLKFSPEKKKKRCKYKSEKPETIKPTTEPLHPIANGEIKGRKPFTNQRDFSNIGEVYHSSYKGPPSEGSSETSSQSDESYFCGISACTSLCNGQTQKTKTEKRAIKRRRSKVSDQGKLIKTLIQTKSGSMPSLHDIIKGNKDITVGTLGVTTVSGHI, encoded by the exons GCTTGTTACTACAGATATTCCACAGATAGAGAAGGAGCAGTTAAAGGTGGATTTGACTAAAGAAAGCCCAATTGTTCAGCTAGTGCAGGAGTATGAAGAAGATACAAGCCAGTCCACAGTAACTTTGCTGTCCAGTgatgagcaggaggaggaagcagcagcatggTTTGAGCTGGAGACAGAGAAGTACTGCTGTGACATGGCAGCAGTGTGCTGCATTTCCACCTTCTCGGAGTACCTGCTGAAGTGGTGCTCAGTTGCAGCAGCCATGCATCGGCAGCACAGTAAAACTGGAGGTGAGGAGAGGCCACCTCACCCTGTGGGcgtgcagcagccacagccagctctgACTGAGTTAGCCCagacagcagcagaggagcccTTGCCTGAGCAGCTGGACAGCAAAGCTGAGAAACCCCCCGCGTCTGCTGTTGCAGTTGACTTCAGTGCAGTCCATGAGGAGATCAGTAATGAGACCACAGAGTCCATTGAGCTGGAGCCTAGCCATCCTCAAACTGTGTCTCCGTCCCTCCTCCTAGAAGTTACTTCTGAAGCAAAGCCAGCCCCCACAACAGACATGGTGCTGGAGCCTCCAAAAGAAGACTCGGGCCAGGTGGCACCAAGGGCGACTCTCCAGGTGGATgtcccagagctcagcactgaaatggaaaaggctGAGAGCTCAGTTGTAGAAGAAAGCCCCGAGCCCAGTGTGGCCACCGAGGTAAAGGAGATGAGCACAAGAGACACTTTTGCTACTCCAGTGATTCCAAAGCCTACAGAGACTGTTCTGCAGCCTGAAAGCACAGTGGAGATGGTAGCCAGTGATGCtgtggaagggaaggagagcaCTGCAGAAGTGCAGAAACCTGCCGTGCCTCCTGTCGAGCCTCCTGTGCCTGCCGAGACCAAGGAGGAGGAGCAGGCGGCGGAGGAAGCTCTGCTGGCGCTGCCGGTCTCGGGGCCGCAGAGAACGGCCACAGATTTCTACGCTGAGCTGCAGAACTCCACAGAGCTGGGCTATGCCAACGGGAACCTCGTTCATGGATCCAACCAGAAGGAATCTGTCTTCATGCGCCTCAACAACCGCATCAAGGCCCTGGAGGTCAACATGTCCCTCAGCAGCCGCTACCTGGAAGAGCTCAGTCAGAG GTACCGAAAACAAATGGAAGAAATGCAGAAGGCTTTcaataaaacaataataaaacttCAGAACACCTCAAGAATAGCAGAAGAGCAG GATCAGCGTCAGACAGAGGCAATCCAGCTCCTACAAGCACAGCTCACCAACATGACCCAGCTGGCTTCCAATCTGTCGGCGACCGTGGCAGAACTCAAACGTGAG GTTTCTGATCGCCAGACTTACCTGGTGATTTCTCTGGTTCTCTGCCTCATCCTGGGCTTGGTGCTTTTTGTGCAGCGGTGCAGGAGCCCTTCTCAGTTCTGTGAAGATTACCtctcaaaaattcccaaaagcAATCACTACCCTAGCCCCAAAAG GTGTTTCTCTTCCTATGATGATATGAATTTGAAAAGAAGAACTTCCCTTCCACTGGTCAGATCCCAGTCTTTTCAGCTAGCTGGTAAAGAAG TGGATGCAGAGGATCTGTACATTGTGGAGCCCCTGAAGTTTTCCCCAGAGAAGAAG AAAAAGCGTTGCAAGTACAAAAGTGAAAAACCAGAGACTATTAAGCCAACAACAGAGCCCCTGCACCCGATAGCCAACGGGGAGATCAAAGGAAGGAAGCCCTTCACGAACCAGAGGGACTTCTCTAACATTGGGGAGGTTTATCACTCCTCCTACAAGGGTCCTCCCTCGGAAGGGAGCTCCGAGACATCGTCGCAGTCAGACGAGTCCTATTTCTGTGGCATCTCAGCGTGCACGAGTCTGTGCAACGGGCAGACCCAAAAGACAAAGACTGAGAAGAGAGCTATCAAACGAAGACGGTCGAAAGTTTCAGACCAAGGGAAGCTCATAAAAACTCTGATACAGACTAAGTCAGGGTCGATGCCAAGTCTGCATGACATAATCAAAGGAAACAAAGACATAACAGTGGGAACACTCGGTGTCACGACAGTCTCTGGACACATCTAA